In Kogia breviceps isolate mKogBre1 chromosome 7, mKogBre1 haplotype 1, whole genome shotgun sequence, a single window of DNA contains:
- the PDE2A gene encoding cGMP-dependent 3',5'-cyclic phosphodiesterase isoform X2, whose product MRRQPAASRDLLAQEPVPPGSRDGTLQDALLSLGSVIDIAGLQWAVKEALSAVLPRVETVYTYLLDGESRLVCEEPRHELPQEGKVREAVISRKRLGCNGLGPSDMPGKPLARLVAPLAPDTQVLVIPLVDKEAGAVAAVILVHCGQLSDSEEWSLQAVEKHTLVALKRVQALQQRGPSAAPEAVQNTPEGAAGNQKGGVPYTDQDRKILQLCGELYDLDASSLQLKVLQYLQQETEASRCCLLLVSEDNLQLSCKVIGDKVLEEEISFPLTMGRLGQVVEDKKSIQLKDLTSEDVQQLQSMLGFEVQAMLCVPVISRATDQVVALACTFNKLGGDLFTDQDERVIQHCFHYTSTVLTSTLAFQKEQKLKCECQALLQVAKNLFTHLDDVSVLLQEIITEARNLSNAEICSVFLLDQNELVAKVFDGGVVDDESYEIRIPADQGIAGHVATTGQILNIPDAYAHPLFYRGVDDSTGFRTRNILCFPIKNENQEVIGVAELVNKINGPWFSKFDEDLATAFSIYCGISIAHSLLYKKVNEAQYRSHLANEMMMYHMKVSDDEYTKLLHDGIQPVAAIDSNFACFTYTPRSLPEDDTSMAILSMLQDMNFINNYKIDCPTLARFCLMVKKGYRDPPYHNWMHAFSVSHFCYLLYKNLELANYLEDMEIFALFISCMCHDLDHRGTNNSFQVASKSVLAALYSSEGSVMERHHFAQAIAILNTHGCNIFDHFSRKDYQRMLDLMRDIILATDLAHHLRIFKDLQKMAEVGYDRTNKQHHSLLLCLLMTSCDLSDQTKGWKTTRKIAELIYKEFFSQGDLEKAMGNRPMEMMDREKAYIPELQISFMEHIAMPIYKLLQDLFPKAAELYERVASNREHWTKVSHKFTIRGLPSNNSLDFLDEEYEVPDLDGAGAPINGCCSLDAE is encoded by the exons AGAGGCTGTGATCTCCCGGAAGCGGCTGGGCTGCAATGGACTGGGCCCCTCGGACATGCCTGGGAAGCCCTTGGCCAGGCTGGTGGCTCCACTGGCTCCTGACACCCAAG TGCTGGTCATACCGCTGGTGGACAAGGAGGCCGGGGCTGTGGCAGCAGTCATCTTG GTGCACTGTGGTCAGCTGAGTGACAGTGAGGAGTGGAGCCTGCAAGCCGTGGAGAAGCAT ACCCTGGTGGCCCTGAAGAGGGTCCAGGCCCTGCAGCAGCGCGGGCCCAGCGCGGCCCCGGAAGCGGTCCAGAATACTCCAGAGGGGGCGGCCGGAAACCAGAAGGGTGGGGTTCCGTACACAGACCAAGACCGAAAGATCCTGCAGCTTTGCG GGGAACTCTACGACCTGGATGCCTCTTCCTTGCAGCTCAAAGTCCTCCAATAC CTGCAGCAGGAGACCGAGGCATCCCGCTGCTGCCTCCTGCTGGTATCTGAGGACAATCTCCAGCTTTCCTGTAAG GTGATTGGAGATAAAGTGCTGGAAGAAGAAATCAGCTTTCCG TTGACGATGGGACGACTGGGCCAGGTGGTGGAAGACAAGAAGTCTATCCAGCTGAAAGATCTCACCTCT GAGGATGTGCAACAGCTGCAAAGCATGTTGGGCTTCGAGGTGCAGGCCATGCTCTGTGTCCCCGTCATCAGCCGGGCCACTGACCAGGTGGTGGCCTTGGCCTGCACCTTCAACAAGCTCGGAGGAGACTT ATTCACAGACCAGGATGAGCGTGTGATCCAGCACTGCTTCCATTACACCAGCACGGTCCTCACCAGCACCCTGGCCTTCCAGAAGGAGCAGAAGCTCAAGTGTGAGTGCCAG GCTCTTCTCCAAGTGGCAAAGAACCTCTTCACTCACCTGG ATGACGTCTCTGTGCTGCTCCAGGAGATCATCACAGAGGCCAGAAACCTCAGCAATGCTGAGAT ATGCTCTGTGTTCCTGCTGGATCAGAACGAGCTGGTGGCTAAGGTGTTCGATGGGGGCGTGGTGGATGATGAG AGCTATGAGATCCGCATCCCGGCTGACCAGGGCATCGCGGGCCACGTGGCGACCACGGGCCAGATTCTGAACATCCCGGACGCGTATGCACACCCACTTTTCTACCGCGGTGTGGACGACAGCACCGGTTTCCGGACGCGCAACATTCTCTGCTTTCCCATCAAAAACGAGAACCAGG AGGTCATCGGTGTGGCTGAGCTGGTAAATAAGATCAACGGACCATGGTTCAGCAAGTTTGACGAGGATCTGGCGACAGCCTTCTCCATCTACTGTGGCATCAGCATCGCACAT TCCCTCCTATACAAGAAAGTGAATGAGGCCCAGTATCGCAGCCACCTAGCCAACGAGATGATGATGTACCACATGAAG GTCTCTGATGATGAATACACCAAACTTCTCCATGATGGGATCCAGCCTGTGGCTGCCATTGACTCCAATTTTGCCTGTTTCACCTACACTCCTCGCTCTCTGCCCGAGGATGACACCTCCATG GCCATCCTCAGTATGCTGCAGGACATGAATTTCATCAACAACTACAAAATTGACTGCCCGACGCTGGCCCG gttcTGTTTGATGGTGAAGAAGGGCTACCGGGATCCCCCCTACCACAACTGGATGCACGCCTTTTCTGTCTCTCACTTCTGCTACCTGCTCTACAAGAACCTGGAGCTCGCCAACTACCTCGA GGACATGGAGATCTTTGCCTTGTTTATTTCCTGCATGTGTCACGACCTGGACCACAGAGGCACAAACAACTCCTTCCAGGTGGCCTCG AAATCTGTGCTGGCCGCGCTCTACAGCTCAGAAGGTTCTGTCATGGAG AGGCACCACTTTGCTCAGGCCATCGCCATCCTCAACACCCATGGTTGCAACATCTTTGACCACTTCTCCCGGAAG GACTACCAGCGCATGCTGGACCTGATGCGGGACATCATCTTGGCCACAGACCTGGCCCACCACCTCCGCATCTTCAAGGATCTCCAAAAGATGGCCGAAG TGGGCTATGACCGAACCAACAAGCAGCATCACAGcctccttctctgcctccttATGACCTCCTGTGACCTCTCTGACCAGACCAAGGGTTGGAAGACCACGAGGAAGATTGCA GAGCTGATCTACAAAGAGTTCTTCTCCCAAGGAGACTTG GAGAAGGCCATGGGCAACAGGCCAATGGAGATGATGGACCGTGAGAAGGCCTACATCCCCGAGCTGCAGATCAGCTTCATGGAGCACATCGCAATGCCCATCTACAA GCTGCTGCAGGACCTGTTCCCCAAAGCAGCAGAGCTGTATGAACGTGTGGCCTCTAATCGTGAGCACTGGACCAAAGTGTCGCACAAGTTCACCATCCGCGGCCTCCCGAGCAACAACTCGCTGGACTTCCTGGATGAGGAGTATGAGGTGCCTGACCTGGATGGTGCTGGGGCCCCCATCAATGGCTGTTGCAGCCTTGATGCTGAGTGA